A genomic stretch from Diprion similis isolate iyDipSimi1 chromosome 1, iyDipSimi1.1, whole genome shotgun sequence includes:
- the LOC124408214 gene encoding cytochrome b-c1 complex subunit 2, mitochondrial: protein MACSAVRAPLLRNTTVRHYAAVAATQSAPAQNLDIQVLSNKITVATLDNDSPVTQVSIIFKAGPRNETYDTLGTSHILRLAAGLATNRSSAFGITRNIQQIGANLIATTDRESIAYTLQCTRDKLGVGLQFLEDVATRQLFKPWELNDQIPRLRYELSSIPETTRVLELLHKAAYRKGLGYSLYCPKQRIGKIGSETLQHFVSTWFTGPRCAVVATGVSQEQLNEFASELQVGSSESSGEPARYFGGELRKDRSSPLATVAVAVEGAGLNKEKEALALAILQRAAGTGPHVKWGSTSSPLYRTVATAAGKDPFAVSALNASYSDSGIFGFILTAPGNIAGTLTTAASKWLLKPAVTDADISRGKAELKASVLYDTDNSVSRHESLTQQALIKGTVASPSAIIAEIEKVSAADVKNVAAKISKGKLSMAGIGDLGTVPYLEELK, encoded by the exons ATGGCCTGCTCGGCGGTACGAGCTCCCCTTTTGCGTAACACCACG GTCAGGCACTATGCCGCCGTTGCTGCAACGCAATCTGCACCAGCCCAAAACCTGGACATTCAGGTTCTAAGCAACAAAATCACCGTTGCTACCCTGGACAATGATAGTCCTGTTACTCAAGTGTCTATCATATTCAA GGCAGGACCACGCAATGAAACGTATGACACGCTGGGCACATCACATATTCTGAGATTGGCTGCAGGGCTAGCAACTAATCGCTCCAGTGCATTTGGTATCACAAGAAACATTCAGCAAATTGGAGCAAATCTAATAGCCACCACGGATCGTGAAAGCATTGCCTATACTCTGCAATGTACCCGCGATAAACT AGGTGTTGGACTTCAGTTCTTGGAAGATGTTGCTACACGTCAATTATTCAAACCATGGGAATTAAACGACCAGATTCCACGCTTGCGCTATGAGCTTTCATCTATTCCAGAGACAACTCGGGTCCTTGAACTACTACACAAAGCTGCCTACCGCAAGGGTCTTGGTTACTCACTCTACTGCCCTAAGCAGCGCATTGGCAAAATTGGTTCAGAAAct CTTCAACATTTTGTCAGTACATGGTTCACTGGCCCAAGATGCGCGGTTGTCGCTACAGGGGTTTCTCAAGAACAGCTCAATGAATTTGCCTCTGAGCTGCAAGTGGGATCGAGCGAATCCAGTGGTGAACCTGCTCGATACTTTGGCGGTGAACTCCGCAAGGACCGTTCATCACCTCTTGCTACTGTAGCTGTCGCTGTAGAAGGAGCGGGActgaacaaagaaaaagaggcCCTAGCTTTGGCGATATTGCAGAGAGCTGCTGGGACCGGGCCTCATGTTAAGTGGGGATCAACTTCGTCCCCGCTTTACCGAACTGTTGCCACAGCAGCGGGTAAAGATCCTTTTGCAGTATCAGCATTGAATGCGAGCTACTCCGACTCGGGAATATTCGGTTTTATTTTAACAGCACCTGGAAATATTGCAGGAACT CTAACGACTGCAGCCAGTAAATGGCTACTCAAGCCTGCAGTTACAGATGCAGATATTTCTCGCGGTAAAGCAGAATTGAAAGCTTCTGTTCTGTACGATACTGATAATTCCGTTTCAAGACATGAGTCTCTCACACAGCAGGCTTTGATTAAAGGCACTGTAGCATCTCCAAGTGCGATTATTgccgaaattgaaaaagtcaGTGCCGCCGATGTTAAAAAC GTGGCTGCCAAAATTAGCAAGGGTAAACTGTCCATGGCCGGAATTGGCGATCTTGGTACAGTTCCATATCTTGAAGAATTGAAATAG